In Nostoc piscinale CENA21, the genomic stretch TTGATTGTTGCAATGCAGTGACGATATTAGCTTTTTTATTAAAAAAATACCTGCAAATAAAAATAAAGTCTCATTATTTTTTACATAAATATAATTATTTTTAATGTTTGTTATCAGTTATTTATATCTTTTCAAAGTTTTATTGAGTTATTTAGGTTGTATTCTAAAAATCAATGTCATAATTCCATGACATTAAGCTTACTCTCTAAAATGGCATAAATATTTAATATGATTTATTTTCTAATAGTTGTTTTTTCTAAAGCAAATTAATATAGAGTTTCCTAATCTGCTGAGGTACTTAATACATTTTTTTTACTTCTCATAATCAATCATGAAAAGCTTTTTACCAAAAAGACAAATCAATTACATATATACCAAAAAGTTTCACTATAAATTACATAGTTATTGGTTCAAGATTCGCGCAAGTAAACGCTCAGTTAATTTAGATATTCCTCATCATAAACATATTTTTTGGAGTTGGTGCGGTAGTTTTTTTGGCATAGCTTTAGCAGCTTACCTTTCTGTCAAAACCAATTCTCCTTTACTAATCGCTCCTTTTGGTGCCACTAGCGTTTTGATTTTTGGTGTACCTGATAGTCCCTTGGCTCAACCTCGTAATGTAATTGGTGGTAATTGTTTGGCTGCTATAGTCAGCCTTATTGTTTTGCATCTTTTTGGTTCAGAACCTTGGGCAATGGGAATGGCAGTTGCTACTGCTATTGGAATCATGCAATTAACTGCAACTTTGCATCCACCTTCTGGTGCAGTTGCATTAGTTGTAATGATGACTAAAGCTCCTTGGGAATTTCTTGTAACTCCTGTAATAGAAGGTTCTATTATCCTTGTATTGTGTGCTGTGATTTTTAATAATCTAGCCAAGGAGAGGAGTTATCCAAAATACTGGTTATAAAACAAAAAAAGACACGAAATTTCGTGTCTCTATGTAAAATTTTATTTGCTAAATTATTTAAGTTTCCAGCACTTCTCGCAATAAAGAAGCCAATTTATCCGCACTATCAGGAACTGCGATCGCTTTAGCATTTTCCCCCATTTTGGTTAACTCGGCGGGATTTTGCAATAACTCTAAAACTTGAGTTTGCAATTTTTCGGCGGTTAACTCCGATTGTTTGTCAGTAATTGCTGCGCCAGCTTTGGTAAATACCTCGGCGTTATAAGATTGATGATCTTCCGCCGCAAAGGGGTAAGGAATCAAAATTGCGGGTGTGCCGCACACTGCTAATTCTGTTAAGCTACCAGCACCAGAACGACTAATTGCTAAAGTTGCGCGTCGCAACAGCGCCGCCATATTGTCATAAAAAGGTAACTCTATATATTGCGGATGTTTAAAAAATTCCGGCATCGGGATCGCGATCGCCTGTTAAATGCACAATATAAGCACCCTTATCCAACCAAGCACTCGCAGCTTGACGGACAAATTTATTTACAGCCACTGCGCCTTGACTACCGCCAAACACCACAATTAACGGCACATTCTCCGGGATATTTAAATCTAGCGGGGGAACTTCTGCGGCTAAAAATTGCGATCGCACTGGTGTACCAACACAAACATTTTTCGCTTTGGGTAAA encodes the following:
- a CDS encoding HPP family protein; translation: MKSFLPKRQINYIYTKKFHYKLHSYWFKIRASKRSVNLDIPHHKHIFWSWCGSFFGIALAAYLSVKTNSPLLIAPFGATSVLIFGVPDSPLAQPRNVIGGNCLAAIVSLIVLHLFGSEPWAMGMAVATAIGIMQLTATLHPPSGAVALVVMMTKAPWEFLVTPVIEGSIILVLCAVIFNNLAKERSYPKYWL